One Phycisphaeraceae bacterium genomic window carries:
- a CDS encoding N-acetyltransferase codes for MTQSRSFSIREATDADLPAIFEIYNRHALHGVATFDTQPRTLATHADFLRKRAPSHPVVVAVDDDGAVLGYASLSSWSDKCAYARAAEFSVYVRDDAQGRGVGRALAEEIFRRGPRGGVFVALSRIAIAPETEPSVRLHERLGFERIGVQRRVGEKFGRILDVLLMEKHLD; via the coding sequence GTGACACAGTCGCGTTCGTTCAGCATCCGAGAAGCAACCGACGCGGATCTCCCGGCGATCTTCGAGATCTACAACCGGCACGCGCTCCACGGCGTCGCGACCTTCGACACCCAGCCGCGCACGCTCGCGACGCACGCCGATTTCCTTCGCAAACGCGCGCCCTCCCACCCGGTCGTCGTCGCGGTCGACGACGACGGCGCCGTGCTCGGCTACGCGTCGCTCTCGAGCTGGAGCGACAAGTGCGCCTACGCGCGCGCCGCCGAGTTCTCGGTGTACGTGCGCGACGACGCGCAGGGGCGCGGCGTGGGGCGAGCCCTCGCCGAGGAGATATTCCGTCGCGGCCCCCGGGGCGGCGTGTTCGTCGCCCTCTCACGCATCGCGATCGCGCCCGAGACCGAGCCCAGCGTGCGCCTGCACGAAAGACTCGGCTTCGAGCGCATCGGCGTCCAGCGCCGCGTGGGCGAGAAGTTCGGGCGCATCCTCGATGTGCTGTTGATGGAAAAGCACCTGGACTGA
- a CDS encoding MATE family efflux transporter gives MSQPTAGNPEPQPKPEEPAAPVRVRSPRAPVKRLTDDGRLTSGKLAGLTMWGAIFTLSWPIFLESLMNWLVGAVDTVLSAGLSVAAADAIAGGAYINWAISLVGMSIGVGTTAVVARSVGKGRQAAADAALGQSVLLSLLAGALTGLLVWLTCPWLATLLRLDPEATRNFVVYLRVLAWGVPGITLLATGIAACRGAGDSLRPLLVMAVLNIINAVVSWVLAGVDIVRANLVDGELVQRTLLHNPFGINMGVSGIAWGTVVAWWLGAFAIAALLVSGKSGIRLRRRRLRYDQVTTVRIARQAFPNFLEMVGMFVGNFLVVMMVGWMALPGLLGAHIVAIRIEAISFLPGFAMSIASATLVGQYLGAGSHKLANRSVWACTWITAAFMGLMGIAFLTVPVLITGLFTPQAAHLEYTPKLLIIAGIIQIPFGVGMVFRSALRGAGDAKVVMWLTWITTWGVRLPLAFLLSGVDPPPIFGIQFENPSPWEGGLVGLWYGLAIELVVRCAAFMGRWLQGSWKNMRV, from the coding sequence GTGAGTCAGCCGACGGCGGGGAACCCCGAGCCGCAGCCCAAGCCGGAAGAGCCCGCCGCGCCCGTTCGCGTCAGGTCGCCGCGCGCGCCCGTCAAACGACTCACCGACGACGGGCGACTGACCAGCGGCAAGCTCGCCGGGCTCACCATGTGGGGCGCGATCTTCACGCTCTCCTGGCCCATCTTCCTCGAATCGCTCATGAACTGGCTCGTCGGCGCCGTCGACACGGTCCTCTCCGCCGGGCTCAGCGTCGCCGCCGCCGACGCGATCGCGGGCGGCGCCTACATCAACTGGGCCATCTCGCTCGTGGGCATGTCGATCGGGGTGGGCACGACCGCCGTCGTGGCGCGCAGCGTGGGCAAGGGCCGACAGGCCGCCGCCGACGCGGCGCTGGGACAGAGCGTGCTGCTCAGTCTCCTCGCCGGCGCCCTCACAGGCCTGCTCGTCTGGCTCACCTGCCCCTGGCTGGCGACCCTGCTCCGTCTGGACCCCGAAGCGACGCGCAACTTCGTCGTCTATCTGCGCGTCCTCGCGTGGGGCGTGCCCGGCATCACGCTGCTCGCGACCGGCATCGCCGCCTGTCGCGGCGCCGGCGATTCGCTCCGCCCCCTCCTCGTGATGGCCGTGCTCAACATCATCAACGCGGTCGTCAGCTGGGTCCTCGCCGGCGTCGACATCGTGCGCGCCAACCTCGTCGATGGGGAACTCGTGCAGCGCACGCTGCTCCACAACCCCTTCGGCATCAACATGGGCGTCAGCGGCATCGCCTGGGGCACCGTCGTCGCGTGGTGGCTCGGCGCCTTCGCGATCGCCGCCCTCCTCGTCAGCGGCAAAAGCGGCATCAGACTCCGGCGCCGGCGCCTGCGCTACGACCAGGTCACCACCGTCCGCATCGCGCGCCAGGCCTTCCCGAACTTCCTCGAGATGGTCGGGATGTTCGTCGGCAACTTCCTCGTCGTCATGATGGTCGGCTGGATGGCGCTCCCGGGCCTGCTCGGCGCCCACATCGTCGCCATCCGCATCGAGGCGATCAGTTTCCTCCCCGGCTTCGCCATGTCGATCGCGTCCGCCACGCTCGTCGGGCAGTACCTCGGCGCAGGCAGCCACAAACTCGCCAACCGCAGCGTCTGGGCGTGCACCTGGATCACCGCGGCGTTCATGGGCCTCATGGGCATCGCGTTCCTCACCGTCCCGGTGCTCATCACCGGCCTCTTCACGCCCCAGGCGGCGCACCTCGAGTACACGCCCAAGCTCCTCATCATCGCCGGCATCATCCAGATCCCCTTCGGCGTGGGCATGGTCTTCCGCTCTGCGCTGCGGGGCGCCGGCGACGCCAAGGTTGTCATGTGGCTCACCTGGATCACCACCTGGGGCGTGCGCCTCCCCTTGGCCTTCCTGCTCTCGGGCGTCGATCCGCCGCCGATCTTCGGCATCCAGTTCGAGAACCCCTCGCCCTGGGAGGGCGGCCTCGTCGGGCTGTGGTACGGGCTCGCGATCGAGCTCGTCGTCCGCTGCGCCGCGTTCATGGGGCGATGGCTGCAGGGGTCGTGGAAGAATATGAGGGTGTGA